In a single window of the Candidatus Deferrimicrobiaceae bacterium genome:
- a CDS encoding prephenate dehydrogenase/arogenate dehydrogenase family protein encodes MKRLRLGIVGLGLIGGSLARALKGKRGAPEVWGFDKRRESVRMALECGAIAKGATEREIAGCDVVVVCVPVRVSVGVIERIGRRMRAGSILTDAGSVKAEVVAKGRAAVAEGVSFVGGHPIAGTENSGFPAADPALFKGRTAIVTPCDGDDAVAVGIVEKIWRLAGARVLRMDPVTHDHVFAYVSHLPHVVAYALVHAVGTLDTKVPLGYAAGGFRDFTRIASSNPAMWKDIVLQNRPEMLRALAHYRKNLALIEGLIRQGDEAEILAYFGRAKKIRDGI; translated from the coding sequence GTGAAGCGATTGCGTCTCGGCATCGTCGGGCTCGGGCTGATCGGCGGATCGCTCGCCCGCGCCCTGAAAGGGAAGCGGGGCGCCCCCGAGGTTTGGGGGTTCGACAAGCGCAGGGAGTCCGTCCGGATGGCGCTCGAATGCGGCGCCATCGCGAAGGGGGCGACCGAGCGCGAGATCGCCGGCTGCGATGTCGTCGTGGTCTGCGTGCCGGTGCGCGTCTCGGTCGGCGTGATCGAACGGATCGGGCGCCGGATGCGCGCAGGGTCGATCCTGACCGACGCCGGGAGCGTCAAGGCCGAAGTCGTGGCCAAGGGGCGCGCCGCGGTGGCGGAGGGCGTCTCGTTCGTCGGGGGGCATCCGATCGCGGGCACCGAAAATTCCGGTTTCCCCGCGGCAGACCCCGCGCTTTTCAAGGGGCGCACAGCCATCGTCACGCCGTGCGACGGCGACGATGCCGTGGCCGTCGGAATCGTCGAAAAAATCTGGAGACTGGCCGGCGCGCGCGTGCTGCGGATGGACCCCGTGACGCACGATCATGTCTTCGCCTACGTGTCGCACCTGCCGCACGTCGTGGCCTACGCGCTGGTCCACGCGGTGGGAACACTCGACACCAAGGTTCCCCTCGGCTACGCGGCGGGCGGCTTCCGGGATTTCACCCGCATCGCTTCGAGCAATCCGGCCATGTGGAAGGACATCGTCCTCCAGAACCGGCCCGAGATGCTCAGGGCGCTCGCGCACTATCGCAAGAACCTGGCCCTGATCGAAGGGCTGATCCGGCAGGGGGACGAGGCGGAAATTCTCGCCTACTTCGGCCGGGCCAAGAAGATTCGGGACGGGATCTGA
- the aroF gene encoding 3-deoxy-7-phosphoheptulonate synthase: protein MIIVLKKGATEAEVDRIEERIKADGLSAHISKGVERTIIGVVGDERKLDPETFEGLDCVEKVMRVLSPYKLVSRDFQKEDTVVEVMGKKIGGGSIALFAGPCSVEGKEMMVEIGKRVAAAGATFLRGGAYKPRTSPYAFQGMGEDGLKCLAEAREATGLPVATELMDPRDIEVVAKYADLIQIGARNMQNFRLLTEVGKLDKPIILKRGISATIIEWLMSAEYIASEGNTRIILCERGIRTYEPATRNTFDVSAIPVLKALTHLPVIADPSHAAGKASLVEPLAAAAIAAGADGLMIEVHDHPEKALSDGPQSLRPDTFDAVVRRLKRVAEAVDRRLGTA, encoded by the coding sequence ATGATCATCGTACTGAAGAAGGGCGCGACCGAAGCCGAAGTCGATCGGATCGAGGAGCGGATCAAGGCGGACGGCCTCTCGGCGCACATCTCGAAGGGCGTCGAGCGCACCATCATCGGCGTGGTCGGCGACGAGCGCAAGCTCGATCCCGAGACGTTCGAGGGGCTCGACTGCGTCGAAAAGGTGATGCGGGTCCTGTCCCCCTACAAGCTGGTCAGCCGCGATTTCCAGAAGGAAGACACCGTCGTCGAGGTGATGGGCAAGAAGATCGGGGGCGGCAGCATCGCCCTGTTCGCGGGCCCCTGCTCCGTCGAAGGCAAAGAGATGATGGTCGAGATCGGGAAGCGGGTCGCGGCCGCGGGCGCGACCTTCCTCCGGGGAGGGGCGTACAAGCCGCGCACTTCCCCATATGCTTTCCAGGGGATGGGCGAGGACGGCCTGAAATGCCTGGCCGAAGCACGCGAGGCCACTGGGCTTCCGGTCGCGACCGAGCTGATGGATCCGCGCGACATCGAAGTCGTCGCGAAATACGCCGATCTCATCCAGATCGGTGCCCGCAACATGCAGAATTTCCGGCTGCTCACCGAGGTGGGCAAGCTCGACAAGCCGATCATCCTCAAGCGCGGCATCAGCGCCACGATCATCGAGTGGCTCATGTCGGCCGAGTACATCGCTTCCGAGGGCAACACGCGGATCATCCTTTGCGAACGCGGCATCCGCACCTACGAGCCCGCTACCAGAAACACTTTCGACGTCTCCGCGATCCCCGTGCTCAAGGCGCTCACGCACCTGCCGGTGATCGCCGACCCGAGCCACGCGGCAGGGAAGGCGTCGCTGGTCGAGCCGCTCGCGGCCGCCGCGATCGCCGCGGGCGCCGACGGACTCATGATCGAGGTGCACGACCATCCCGAGAAGGCGCTCTCCGACGGCCCGCAGTCGCTCCGGCCCGACACCTTCGACGCGGTCGTCCGCCGCCTCAAGCGCGTCGCCGAAGCGGTCGACCGCAGACTCGGCACCGCGTGA